In the genome of Planctomyces sp. SH-PL62, the window CAAGCCCTGGAAGGCGCCCATGGAGCCCTCCGGCCCGGCCCCGATCGGGATCTGGAGCGGGATCGGGTGGCTGTCGAGCCGCTCGCCGATCTCGTTGTAGACCCGCTCGAACTCCGCGCCGATGCGGTCCATCTTGTTGATGAAGCAGATCCGCGGGACGTGGTACTTGGACGCCTGCCGCCAGACCGTCTCGCTCTGGGCCTCGACCCCCTCGACGCCCGAGAAGATCACCACGGCGCCGTCGAGCACGCGGAGCGACCGCTCGACCTCGGCGGTGAAGTCGACGTGCCCCGGCGTGTCGATGATGTTGATCGTCGTCGGCTCGCCCAGCCGGTCCTTCCAGTGGCAGGTGATCGCGGCGGCGACGATGGTGATCCCGCGCTCGCGCTCCTCCTCCAGGTAGTCGGTCGTGGTGTTCCCCTTGTCGACGTCCCCCATCCGGTGGATCTCGCCGGTGTAGTAGAGGATCCGCTCGGTGGTCGTCGTCTTGCCGGCGTCGATGTGGGCGATGATCCCGATGTTGCGAATCCGGCGTAGGATGGTCGTGACGTCGTCGCTGGCCATGATCGTCTCGTTCCGCGCTCAAGGTGGGGACGCGGTCCGGTCGACCGCGGCGTGGCGTTCCAGCTTAACGGCTTCCGGCGCCGGAATCAGCGCGAAAGGCCCGCCGGCCCTCCCGCCGGCCTCGTCTGGTAGGCCCGCAGGTACTCGGCGTGGTCGTCGTCGCGGGGGCGTCGGGCGTCCGGATCGGCGAACGGGAACTCGGGCATCCCGCGCCAGGGGAGCGGCCCGACCGAATCGCTCCCGGCCGTGAACGGGTCCGCGTCCTTGCAGTAGCCGACCGATCGCAGGACGAAGCTCCGGCTCCAGCCTTCCGGGAGCGGGGGCGGGGCGTCGGCCGCGAATTCGATCCGGGCCTCGTCGCCGGGGCCCACCACGCAGAGCCGATCGTCGTCGGCCCGGAGCAGGGCGGCCACGTCGCCGTAACGCGTGAGCCTGCCCGACATCCGCGCCAGCGGCGCGGGGTCGACGTAGTCGTAGTCGTAGACCAGGGGGAGCCGGCCGTCGGGCGAGACCTCGCGGGTGTATCCCCGGGCACCCAGGACCGCGCGGGCCACCGGGATCGAGGTCGTGCGGAGCGAGCGCTCGGCCTCGGCGTCGCGGACGGCCACGAACGCCTGGTCGTAGTAGCACTCCATGTTCGTGCGGATTCGAAGCACGCAGCGCGGCCCGTCGAGCTTCCCCGAAAGGTCGAGCGTCGTCATCCGGGGGAGCCCGGCCGGGTAGCCGGCGTGGGGCTCGATCGTCTCCCACGAGCCGTCGTCCCGGAGCCGCTCGATCGCCGGCGGCGAGAGCGCCACGCCGGCCGTCGCGGCGGCGTAGTTGGTCTGCGAGTACGGGTACTCCACCCACCCCGCCAGGACCAGCAGGAGCCGATCGTCCGTCGCGAACCCCGACAGCCGGTCGCCGAAGTCCAGGACGATCCCGTGCTCCTCGGCGTAGCCGACCCATCCCGAGAGCCTCGCGAAGCCGTCGACCGTCTTGCGGTCCCAATGCTTCAGGGTTTCGGTCTCGTCGTTCCCCTTCAGATCGGTGGCGCGGACCGGATCGACGGCCGTCCGCCAGGCGCGGAGTTCGCCGGTGGGCCGGGGCCCGGTCGGGGCGAACCGCTCGTCGAGCGCGACCGAAACCCCCGGGGGCCGGTCGACCACGTCCAGCGTCAGATGGTCGAGGTACGCGACCTCGTCCATCGGTTCCGTGATGGAGATCCGATACGCCCCCTGCTCCGGCCTGAGCTGATCGTCGGCGATGGCCACGGCCTCGTCGCGATCGGGCTGGCTGTAGACGCCGGGGGCGACGAGATACCCCATCCCGCCGCCGCCGAGGAAGTCGCCCAGGCAGACGAACCGCTCGCCGTTCCACGTGAAAAGGACCGGGCAGCTCCCGGTCTTGCGGTTCCGCTCGGCGAGCGCGAGTCGCTCGTCGGCGGCCACGTTCAACTCGGCCTGCATCACGCCGTCGGGCCAGAGGACGTGGATCACGTCGGCCGCCGGCCGGTCTCTGAGCCCGATCACGACCGGGCCGGGAGCGGAACCGAGGGACGCGGCGGGCGTCGTGTGATCGTAGGACGCGTCGATCCCCCGAGCCTGGACGGTCAGCCTCGCGCCGATGGCGTGGGGGTTGGTCCGCATCAGCTCCGGCTGCACCCGCCAGCGTCCGGCCAGGTCGAGCGCCAGCCAGCGGTTGCCGTTCCCCAGGTTCCGGGCCAGCAGCGGCGGCCCACCCGTCGGGACGACCAGCAGGTCGGGGAGCGGGTCACCCGCCAGGTCGACGAGGGCGAGCCCCTCGGCCGGGTCGGCGAGCGCCGGCGGGTCCTGAATCGCCAGTCGCGTCCCTTCACCCCGGAGCCAGTCGATCGCCGGTTCGGGCCTCGCGTCGGCGGCGGGACGGGAGCGAAGGCCGACCAGGTCGAACCGACCGTCGAGGTCGAGGTCGGCGGCGAGGGCCGACCGCCATCCCTGGGCGTTGTTCGCGAACGACTCGAACGTCGGCGACAGGTCTTCGGCCACGGCCCTCCCGGTCAGGTTCCGCCAGGCGAGGAGCGGGCCGGATGCCGAGGGCGCGACCAGGTCGGGACGGCCGTCGTCGTCGAGGTCCATGACGAGCAGCCCCGCGGTCTCGGTCTTCGCGTCGACCCCCTTGATGGGGATCGGCCGGAACCGTCCCAGCCGCTCGTTGAGCACGGCGACCGGAGGCCCGTCGTCCGAGGAGAGGATGAGGTCCAGATCGCGGTCGCCGTCGAAATCGGCGAGGGCGATCCCGGTATGGCGGCGGGTCTCGTCGCGGAGGGCGTCCTCGCCGGTCCAGGGGACGAGGGCGAGCGAGAGCCCGCCGGTCGTCGTCACGTTGTCCACGGTCGCCAAAGGAGTCCACGCGGGCTCGGGCTTGCCGGCGATCGCCGGGGGTCGGCCGTCGTTGCGGAACGCCGTGTTCGGCACGCCCGGCGGGGCTTCACGGCCGTCGTCCCGGAAGGCGTCGTCCGCGCGCTCGGCGGTGGTGTAGTTCACCACGTAGAGGTCCAGATCGCCGTCCTGGTCCAGGTCGAGCCAGCGGGCCGTGAGCGAGAGCGCGGGGGGGCCGTCGGGCTTGAGCGTCTCGGTGAGGTCCTCGAACCGCGCGCCGTCGACGTTGCGGAGGAGCCGGTCGCCCCCCACGCCCGTCAGGTACAGGTCCACGCGGCGATCGGCGTCGAAGTCGGCGGCGGCGACGCCGGTCCCGGCCCGGTCCACCGGCAGCCCGAACGCCGCGGTGGCGTCCTCGAACCCGGCCTCCCCCTTGTTCAGCAGGAGCGCGTCTCGAATCCCCTGGGGGCCGATGACGGCCGCGGTCAGGTAGAGGTCGAGCCGGCCGTCGCCGTCGGCGTCGAAGCTCGCGATCCCCGCCCCGAAGCGGGCGCGGACCCGGTCGAGCACGGCCTTGTCGCCGGTGAAGTCGGCCGGGGCCGCCCAGCGATCTCCCTCGGCGAGTTTCACGTGCAACGGCGCGAGGGCCTCGAACCGAGGGGCCGGCGCTGGCGCGGGGCCCGTCGCCTCGGCGGCGGCGACCGGTGAGGCGATCGCCCCGTAACGGCCCATCTCGCCGTACGAGTTCACGACGACGTTCCCCGGACCGGGGACCGCGCCCGGCCGGTCGGGGTCGAGCTGCTGCCAGCGCTTGAGCGTCTCGCGC includes:
- a CDS encoding CRTAC1 family protein gives rise to the protein MGVATQRLLILSTALGLVAGCARPPSPEAVPEAASPRDAAEAPKDEIPADRLDAAMAAHLRGLGLMEQYEYRKAAEAFREVRRLAPDWSAGAVNLAIALLNDGGVQAEQAKKSGGGKAPSNFDEALELLRGVLDRKPDDPRALFCQGVILAQQGDAVGAHPFFRKVAEIDPLDAASWLWAANTVTNAQDPNLPVGPGEAPLKIELLNKALAVDPYLVSALYPLAFAYRLNGQQDKQRETLKRWQQLDPDRPGAVPGPGNVVVNSYGEMGRYGAIASPVAAAEATGPAPAPAPRFEALAPLHVKLAEGDRWAAPADFTGDKAVLDRVRARFGAGIASFDADGDGRLDLYLTAAVIGPQGIRDALLLNKGEAGFEDATAAFGLPVDRAGTGVAAADFDADRRVDLYLTGVGGDRLLRNVDGARFEDLTETLKPDGPPALSLTARWLDLDQDGDLDLYVVNYTTAERADDAFRDDGREAPPGVPNTAFRNDGRPPAIAGKPEPAWTPLATVDNVTTTGGLSLALVPWTGEDALRDETRRHTGIALADFDGDRDLDLILSSDDGPPVAVLNERLGRFRPIPIKGVDAKTETAGLLVMDLDDDGRPDLVAPSASGPLLAWRNLTGRAVAEDLSPTFESFANNAQGWRSALAADLDLDGRFDLVGLRSRPAADARPEPAIDWLRGEGTRLAIQDPPALADPAEGLALVDLAGDPLPDLLVVPTGGPPLLARNLGNGNRWLALDLAGRWRVQPELMRTNPHAIGARLTVQARGIDASYDHTTPAASLGSAPGPVVIGLRDRPAADVIHVLWPDGVMQAELNVAADERLALAERNRKTGSCPVLFTWNGERFVCLGDFLGGGGMGYLVAPGVYSQPDRDEAVAIADDQLRPEQGAYRISITEPMDEVAYLDHLTLDVVDRPPGVSVALDERFAPTGPRPTGELRAWRTAVDPVRATDLKGNDETETLKHWDRKTVDGFARLSGWVGYAEEHGIVLDFGDRLSGFATDDRLLLVLAGWVEYPYSQTNYAAATAGVALSPPAIERLRDDGSWETIEPHAGYPAGLPRMTTLDLSGKLDGPRCVLRIRTNMECYYDQAFVAVRDAEAERSLRTTSIPVARAVLGARGYTREVSPDGRLPLVYDYDYVDPAPLARMSGRLTRYGDVAALLRADDDRLCVVGPGDEARIEFAADAPPPLPEGWSRSFVLRSVGYCKDADPFTAGSDSVGPLPWRGMPEFPFADPDARRPRDDDHAEYLRAYQTRPAGGPAGLSR